Part of the Triticum aestivum cultivar Chinese Spring chromosome 4D, IWGSC CS RefSeq v2.1, whole genome shotgun sequence genome is shown below.
GCAAGCTTGATATTGAGTGATGAAGAAAGCAATCTGCAGGAGATTTCGGTTGAACAAAAGGCTCCCATTGGTGATTCCATAATTGGTTCATCAGAAGTAGACCACAGTGGGTTGCCATCAATCAAAGAAGATTCTCACAGTTTTCCATCTGCCTCTAACGAAGTTGATGAATCAAAGGATGCTATCAGTGACTTGATGACAATGCATTCTTCAGAAGAAAACACAGATGCAATGGCACAGACTTCAGTTAGCTCAAGAGAAGAGGTCCAATGTGCACCTTTGCATAACGTTCAAGATGGTGCTTCCTGTTCTGATTCTGAGAAGACTGTTTGTGAGGCGCCACCTGCTATCTTACAAAAGGTGAAAGAAGATAAACCACGGTTCATGCATAGATTGCCTGATCGCCAGATGAGCCTACGAGACACTAGACAGAAAATGCCTGCACCTGTGAGGAGATTGAACAGTGGGAATTATTCGAGGACCAGTAACTTTTTTGTCGATACAACGAAGCCCATTGAGTCAGTGAAGGTGGCTGCCTCAAGATTTGGTGGTAGCGTCAACTGGAAAACGCGCAAAACAGAACCAGTGCAGGTAACTCACAACATACCTTCTCTTGTTTGTTACATTAATTCTCTCAGCTACAACTTAATAAATTATCTTTCATTTGCATCAGCTACAACTTAACAAATCATCTTACATTAATTCTCTCAGCTACAACTTAATTCCATCTTTTGTAGTTTTATTGAGACTTACTTGAGCACTTACAGACACAATCTTTCATTTGTATGATTAACAATCTTGGTATATCCAGGTGGGTGACCATGTCAAACTCAAGGTCAGTCTGCTGGAGAACGAAATTTCAGATTGCAAACAGCAAGCAGAAGCTGCAGAGGCTGCAAAGCTGTCTGTATTCAATGAGATTGAGAGAACAAATAAGCTTATTGAAGACCTGAAACATGATCTGGAGAGGGCAGAACATGAAGAGGCACATGCCAAGGAGGATTTGGATTTCTTCCAATTTATTGTACCAGAGATGGAGGAAGGAGGAGCTAGCGATGATAGTGTTGCAGGCGAGGAGATTTTGAAAAATATCCAAGAACGGCACAAAGTACTGGTGTCCAAACTGAAATTGGTCAATGATGAGTTAAAAGGGGTTCAGGAGGATTATGATTCTTTATTGATTGAACAGGATATTTCCATTGAAAAATCTCAGGTAGCCATCATAGTATCCAAAGAGTCCGAGAAGCAAGCAGAGGAGCTCACTGTAGAGCTCAACAAACTGAAGGAAGTGTTGGATTTGGCTCGTGCCACGTGCCATGATGCTGAAAAACACAAGGCGTGTGCATCCTTAGCTCGAGATGAGGACCGTCTTAAATGGAAGAAGAATCTAGGGCAAGCAGAGGAGAAGCTGAGTCAACTCAACAAGAAGCTTTCCTCTGTTGAAGATCTGAAATCAGAGCTCGAAATATCATCCAGCTTGCTGGTGAAGCGCAACGAAGAGCTAAATGCATATGTGGAGGCAAAACTAATTAAAGAAGCACAAGAACAAGGCAACAGAACTGAGGAGACCATGCAAGAAGAAACCATTGTATCAAGAAATGAGCTCGAAGAGCACATGAAGGGTATTGATAAGGTGAGAGATGAAGTATGTGCCCTGAAAGTTGCTGCTGCATCACTTCAGTCAGAGTTAAGCATAGAGAAAGAAGCACTTGCCACCATGCAGCAGCTGGAAGCAATGGCATCGATCACCATTACTTCTCTCAAGGCAGAGATTAAGCTGGCAAAACAGGAACTGGAAACAGTTCAGTCCAAGGAGAAGAAATCCTGCGATAGAATGAGCGAGTTGCCTGGGCTTCTGCAAGCTGCAGCCCAGGAAGCTGATGAGGCAAAGTCTCTTGCTGTGAAGGCACAGGAGATGCTAAGAACGAGCAAGGGAGAAATGGAGCAAGCGAAGGCTGATCTGAGTACTATGGAATTCAGGCTCCAGGCAGTCCTGAAGGAGACGGAAGCAGCTAAAGAGTCTGAGAGGCTGTCGCTTGATGCTCTCAGAGCGCTGGAGGAGAGCGAGCTTGTAGCAAGCATTGCAGAACAAGGCTCTCCTGGAATGATCACACTGGACTTTCATGAACATGCGTCTCTCATCGAGAAGTCCCATCAGGCAGAAGAGCTTGTGCACGAGAAGATATCTGTTGCAATTGCGCAGGTTGAGATGGCCAAGGAGTCCGAGTCTCTCGTCTTGGCAAAGCTCAGCGAAGTTTACAAGGTTCTGGAAGAACGAAAGCAAGCACTGCTTGCTGCCAAAAAGCAGGCCGATAGTGCCACCGAAGGCAAGCTGGCCATGGAACAGGAACTGAGGACATGGAGGGAGGAGCATGGGGAGCGTCGTAAGGCTACCGCTGAGGCTTTGAAATCTGAAACTAAACATTCAAACCCGGTGGTGATCGTCGTTGAGCGCGATCGGGACACCGGGGGCACATGCAAAGAAGACAGCTGTGCCTTGGTTCACCCACTGTCCTCAGATATGTCAGCCAGGAACAGCCCTGCCGGCCCAGGTTTGCgcgagaaggcgaagaaggcaaaGAAGCCGCGGTTCCTCCACCGCATGATGATGTTCCTGGCCAGGAGGAGGCTCACAGCAGCGGCGTAACACGGTGTGCTCTCCTTCTGGCGGATGTGTCAGAAGTATTTCCCCgcaaaaagag
Proteins encoded:
- the LOC123098694 gene encoding protein WEAK CHLOROPLAST MOVEMENT UNDER BLUE LIGHT 1 yields the protein MVEENLEVGDSSLSSPKSVQNSLEPKPTEGTNEDDNSNLEKIACANLETPMHQELPASLILSDEESNLQEISVEQKAPIGDSIIGSSEVDHSGLPSIKEDSHSFPSASNEVDESKDAISDLMTMHSSEENTDAMAQTSVSSREEVQCAPLHNVQDGASCSDSEKTVCEAPPAILQKVKEDKPRFMHRLPDRQMSLRDTRQKMPAPVRRLNSGNYSRTSNFFVDTTKPIESVKVAASRFGGSVNWKTRKTEPVQVGDHVKLKVSLLENEISDCKQQAEAAEAAKLSVFNEIERTNKLIEDLKHDLERAEHEEAHAKEDLDFFQFIVPEMEEGGASDDSVAGEEILKNIQERHKVLVSKLKLVNDELKGVQEDYDSLLIEQDISIEKSQVAIIVSKESEKQAEELTVELNKLKEVLDLARATCHDAEKHKACASLARDEDRLKWKKNLGQAEEKLSQLNKKLSSVEDLKSELEISSSLLVKRNEELNAYVEAKLIKEAQEQGNRTEETMQEETIVSRNELEEHMKGIDKVRDEVCALKVAAASLQSELSIEKEALATMQQLEAMASITITSLKAEIKLAKQELETVQSKEKKSCDRMSELPGLLQAAAQEADEAKSLAVKAQEMLRTSKGEMEQAKADLSTMEFRLQAVLKETEAAKESERLSLDALRALEESELVASIAEQGSPGMITLDFHEHASLIEKSHQAEELVHEKISVAIAQVEMAKESESLVLAKLSEVYKVLEERKQALLAAKKQADSATEGKLAMEQELRTWREEHGERRKATAEALKSETKHSNPVVIVVERDRDTGGTCKEDSCALVHPLSSDMSARNSPAGPGLREKAKKAKKPRFLHRMMMFLARRRLTAAA